NNNNNNNNNNNNNNNNNNNNNNNNNNNNNNNNNNNNNNNNNNNNNNNNNNNNNNNNNNNNNNNNNNNNNNNNNNNNNNNNNNNNNNNNNNNNNNNNNNNNNNNNNNNNNNNNNNNNNNNNNNNNNNNNNNNNNNNNNNNNNNNNNNNNNNNNNNNNNNNNNNNNNNNNNNNNNNNNNNNNNNNNNNNNNNNNNNNNNNNNNNNNNNNNNNNNNNNNNNNNNNNNNNNNNNNNNNNNNNNNNNNNNNNNNNNNNNNNNNNNNNNNNNNNNNNNNNNNNNNNNNNNNNNNNNNNNNNNNNNNNNNNNNNNNNNNNNNNNNNNNNNNNNNNNNNNNNNNNNNNNNNNNNNNNNNNNNNNNNNNNNNNNNNNNNNNNNNNNNNNNNNNNNNNNNNNNNNNNNNNNNNNNNNNNNNNNNNNNNNNNNNNNNNNNNNNNNNNNNNNNNNNNNNNNNNNNNNNNNNNNNNNNNNNNNNNNNNNNNNNNNNNNNNNNNNNNNNNNNNNNNNNNNNNNNNNNNNNNNNNNNNNNNNNNNNNNNNNNNNNNNNNNNNNNNNNNNNNNNNNNNNNNNNNNNNNNNNNNNNNNNNNNNNNNNNNNNNNNNNNNNNNNNNNNNNNNNNNNNNNNNNNNNNNNNNNNNNNNNNNNNNNNNNNNNNNNNNNNNNNNNNNNNNNNNNNNNNNNNNNNNNNNNNNNNNNNNNNNNNNNNNNNNNNNNNNNNNNNNNNNNNNNNNNNNNNNNNNNNNNNNNNNNNNNNNNNNNNNNNNNNNNNNNNNNNNNNNNNNNNNNNNNNNNNNNNNNNNNNNNNNNNNNNNNNNNNNNNNNNNNNNNNNNNNNNNNNNNNNNNNNNNNNNNNNNNNNNNNNNNNNNNNNNNNNNNNNNNNNNNNNNNNNNNNNNNNNNNNNNNNNNNNNNNNNNNNNNNNNNNNNNNNNNNNNNNNNNNNNNNNNNNNNNNNNNNNNNNNNNNNNNNNNNNNNNNNNNNNNTCTGagaaaaaagataataaataatcatttattgaaaaaaaatcgataaagtatttaaataaaagtatttgattttcaaatacaaatacgtCAAGaccgtatttaaaatactttccaAATACTTTATtcgaaaagtatttaaaaagtattctaaatacaataaaagtatttaaatacatttactcaaatactttacaagactgaatATACAGCCGATCTGCCGACGagaatatcatataatttcggatggaataaaatattattccgtCGCCTGCACACATATCGTATTGCAGAAtatctataacaattaaaaatcgtGTAGAAAAGTCGTGGAATAGTATTGCCATTTTTGGTTTGTAAGCGGTTTAATGCGAAGCCacgaagttatattatattgaattatattcccCAGGGTCAAATGCGGTTAGgttaatgtaatgtattattattattatatggagaaaataaaaaaaaaatgatcgagCTGTACGAGCAGTCATGTGTGGTGTGcgtgtataaatataactaaacctatataatataatatatacattatattatacacctatactaTGACCGACCTGTAttgatgtatacattattatttattgttatatatttattagttcaCGCTGAGTGTACGCTGTTATCAACGCACACATCggtcgtttataataatacataatatgtatatgtgtgtgagTGAGTGTGAGTATGTGTGGTGTCTTACGTATTATAACCATACATATAAAGATGCGATTCGGTAGGTACCCCGTTGAccagttttttataatatgtcgcGACCGATGTTTATGTGTATTTAAATGCAGACACTCGCGGTTCTAATGGGTGTTATTATCATACGTCACTCACCTAGTCAAACGCACACTAGGTCATtgtggaaaaaacaaaaatataaaaaaaaaaaacaatattaaaaaaacattatattagatatacctatataatacattaatacccaTATCGTCACTGTTGCGAGGTCTGTCGATTTTCGTATGTATCGCGGTGACTTCGCAAGTACAATAGCGTTTATACATACGCGTACATACAGAGTGCTTAGAATATTGTGCGACAAAACGGCGGAGTGACATAGTACCTACGATTTAACCTGtcattattatgacattatacaGGTGATTATTTTTAAGGCTGACACTCGTTTACTCTAAATGTATCAACGTGAAGAGCGAGACGAGTTTCCTCCAAAAATTAGTAACACGGTTTTCCTCCACTGTTAATTttccttccaaaaaaaaaaaataggttcctactttatattatatttgctcataagttataacattgtaCTTGGTATTTTGCTTCTATCTTAACAACGGTAGGTACCGACAGCCTCAACTGTTGAGTATCGCATTTATGGCACTAACAGTCAATAACCTTGTGAGTTGTAACTATAATTaagtctaattattatttaggaacGCAAACACGGGCATATACACCGTTTTTATTAGTGCATTACATAAAAGTTTTGTTcactttttttcttaaaataaattttacaaaatagctatttaatagatattaaaaaaaaatgtaaaacatttaatagcTTAACCACCTAACAAgtaacaaaagttatttaaaaccTGTTAGACATTTATGGTACACTCGTGtatttgtgcatattataaacAGCCAATATTTAAACAGGTATTCATTTCttggtatagtaatataaaaatatatagttattggtaaacatttatttttagtgaaactgtagttttaaaatatgacattttgacATTCAGTATTCGCgtatattcttttatttattttatttggattaAATGATGATACAAATTATTCCGTTAGTcttcgtataggtatattataactattataagtctataagttataacttacacTCCTAATATTAGTTCGTATATAGTTCTAATATTAGTccttattttttacttattgtcGGCAGAACAAACAGGGGAATAATGTGTCCGGAAATAGGAGGACGTCGTCTCCGAGCAAAACCCCGAAACCGACCGGAAACAACGCATGGTTCAAGTCGTTGGACAGATTCGGCAAGAAAAACAAGGTACCTACGCTGTTCCGtaaatcacacacacacacacacacacacacacacacacacacacacaaatcaCACGCGGGTACATGTTATGAGCCGCAATATTATCTGTATATAAGTGACTAggaattaatttgttttcgtgtacatattatgattCAGAGATCGAAGACATTCACGTCGGGAAGCGAAAACGATGACGAGATCAGGGTGCACAGGGTGAACGATCGGAACAACTCGAAGGGGACGACCCGGTCGTACCACAGCGTGGGGAACCTCAACTCGCTGGACATGGACCAGTCACCCAGGCTGACTGCCGACAAGAGACACTCGCTGATAGATAGTTCGGCAGGCAGCACGACCGAGGGTGACAGTAGTCAAAAATCGCACAAATCCACGGTCTATCTTCACGCAACCACGGGTAAGTACACTGAATTTAGCACCCTCGCGATGTATGCCATTTGTGTTTAATTAGTTTGTGCATCGATAACGGATAAATTAATGAGTACAGTATAAAGCAAATACAATAGGATCACTGAATGAATTGAGAGGGGGTGAAGTCGCCaatcgtatataatacattatattatgcgattACAAGATTAACTGAAGAAATAGGTGGCTTAAGCACTCTCAGTTTTGACATCGAAATTGCAGCCCTGCAGCGTATACGCAACGGTATGACGGTCATACTGTGATATAAAACCCTTTGCAGTGGTTTTCACTTCTCAGCCGCAGAAGGGAATTCAGGAAATTAGCTAGTGGATTTCATGCAAAGGACTTCCCAAAAATTACTCTCGGTAGATCTGTAACATTTTTCTAAACCCGTCTATGATCTGCAATAAACACTTTTTACGCAACTCGTACCCAAATGTCCCAAATTGATGGTTTCATTTTACTTTCCGGTGccttatgataaaataaaataatatttttgatacataaaattgtgataataCGGCGTTATAATTAGGCTACTGTTCGTACGCCACTGTTGTACATTTTTcagatattattaatgaataataatacctatctcGGCTGGTCctattattagataatactttgtaattataaatattacactaaACTATGTTAAATAGCTGCAAATGGTTTAGTAGGGGGGGagagataaattaatatcaataatattcactctaatattagaTACACCACAAATTTAGAATTGCTGAACTCAAATTGTCTATATGTTGTCCATGTGTATAAGACATGTGACGTCCCATTAATGTCTATCTCgtgtgtaactataatattattgtgtttgtctGTTTTGAATGGATGGTGGCGACGTGCAGTAGGAGAAATACCGGAATCGCGACAGCTGCACCAGTCTGTGTTCGGAGCGAAGAGCAGGCGAGCCGCGAGCCGCGAGGAGCTGTCGTCGCGCAACGACGCGTTCGGCGGTGCTCAGAAGCGCACGTTGTCCCGGTCGGTGTCCGTGCTGGCGCCGTGGGCCCCGCGTCACGGCGAGGGCCGGACCGTGGACTACGACGAGCGCGGCCGGCCACCCAGGGCGCCGTCGTCGGCCAGACACGGTCCAGTCAAGACGACCAAGAGCGACCCGGAAGAGTCAGCTGCGGCGGGCGCGGGCAGGCCCACGTCGGCGGCGCGGACCAAGAACCGACCGCCGAATCGGGCCAGTTCGGGCGAGGAGTCGTCATTGCTGGACGAGGTGATCATCCGGACCACCAGCCGCACGGGCAAGCTCATCAAGGACGACCGTTCCACGTCCCGGCAGATCGGCCGGTCCATGTCGTCGGCGAACAGGTCGGCCGCGGGTGGCACGTTGACGCGGATCAAGACGAAATCGTAGTGAACAACGATATTCAGTgttctaaaacaaaaatgacaacaataataataataaaaataataataaaataataaaataataataataattattacaataataatattataataataataatgatagtaataaaatataataatatataatgatgatgatgatgatgataacgcatacaaaaaatataaaatataatgttaccaGAAACTGTCCTGCcaccgattaaaaaaaaaaaaaaaaatcataccgataattaattacttacctaACAAGTTCGGTGACGGTGCACCACCAGCTGgcgacattaaaaatatttttgattttccgGTTTCGCGAGCAGTCACTGGGAGTGTGGGAGCACTATTATAGTTTTCATGcgagtaatattacaatattatgttgtgattATTATTGACCTTTAATACGACTTTTTCAATAACTATCATTTTAGGTATCAGCTGATCCGTGTAATCGcattcgtcataatattatattaataataattgttgcacGGCAAAGAGTAAAATAGTGACACGTTTCctagttttcaagaaaatcaaaatagatgtttttgaaatttgatattttaatgcatttgtttaatatttgtgaTGCTCAttcccccccccctttttttaACATCTCACGGTTTTTATTTCATGTACACCAAGAATCGCAAGAATGAACAAGTGAATAACCTACTTGTGaactttttcattatttaaaccatattgatATATGCATCCCTGGTATATCCATTTGTTTCACCCAGCATATGCTGTAGTAAGCTGGCGCTTATCCTCTAAAACATTGTACTTGTCGTTTAttccttatattattttcgttaagaCCCATTTTTTAAGCAGACAAACATAGTATCTGCAAATAGATTTAAATTACTTCTTAAATAATGGCAGTACCAGCTATCATCGCACACGTACATGGGAAGAAACACATTTTTctctatataatagtataagcatttttacttgGTGCCTAAGTGTAGCTTATAGATTAGACCCTTTTGACGTGTAACCATCGATATTGTGTAGGTTCGATCGTACGTAATCGTGAGCCAATATTCATTACTAGCGCCCAGTTTTCTTTTTAGATCATGCGgtgcacataatatactatatatagtccggcccacgagagtccatacgtaaaccgcgcatcgatACTGACGGTCGCGACAGCTGCCAGCcgaattttctcccaccatagTGCTGTTCTCACCACTCGACAACGTGAATACAGCGGGTCATAAAAACACGACTAACGACGGCTGTCGGCGATCGTTGCCGGCCGGTTTCCGATCGGTAGATTCAGCGTATGGAAGGGGAACCGATGCGCAgcgacggacgcgttctgacatatggactctcgtgggccggactatagtatactaatataccaCACAAATACCCGGACGACTTGCTATAGCATGATACGCCGAGTGTACCTCGGGGAActgacataatattcatacttacgTATTTTTTCTCTGTAAAATTGTCAGATCTCTGTGATACGCTcagtatacattatacgtcataatattatgatacgtcGATATGACATCATTATTCTTCCTAGTCAAATAACCccctaaaatgtaataaacaatttttatataataatgatgaattatatttactatttttatttttatttttattaatgtaaatacttttaattatcgTATAGATAtgttgtacatataataataaataccaatagaATAACCAAATTGTTATCGTATCCGTCTTCTCGTGAAGTATTTTCTGAAAATCCTACAACTACATAacgaaaattttataataataaattaataataataataataataataataataataataatagttatagtaataataatacatattataacatattacacttaaaatacatatttcatacGAACACACTTTAATTCTTTGAggttaagttacatttttttttttttgattaaaagtcTTTTTAtaaagctatatattatatatattattttagttattatttggCTTTTCCAACATTATTACAACCTCTACTCATACCCTTCTTAATATGTACTGACTAAGACTACGGCACCACGACGAAGAAAAAGCGGCGCATGGGCACCATTGCTATCTCTCCAGGTTTGCGTCCATCGAGTCTATAACGCTCTGCTTCTGGAGAAGGGCGTTGTTCAGTGCGTTGATCTCGTTCTCGTAAGTCTTCTTCATTCGTTCCAGCTCAGCAGACTGTTCGTACAGGCGGCCGCTCAAACGATTCACTTCCTGATGTGCGCCTTGTTCGACGCACTGTAACACAATACAAGCGTAAAAATCTGGTGGGTAAAGTGGGCCAAAAATGAAGTGCCACTAAGggacaacaaaaaataatgcttttaatttcatataaaccTTTTTTCATGACTCGTGACATatcacacataaatattatatatttatacaggtgcatcaacatataatatgatctGCGTAGTCATAAAAGTAAACAATCATCAACATTCACCATATAAGTTTACCAATATAATAGTAGTTAGCCCGAGTTAGGTAATGATAAGTATAacgtaacattaaataatttactatttacgcCACTACACGTCGTTGATATACAATTTAGTGTAAACATGTGAAATACTGTCCGGAGTCACCGTGTATTATGTTAAGAGTTCGAATAGCAAAATACGATTGAAAAGACCTAACGTGCAATAAATGGTGCGCAAcatattactatacactattataataagtacctataccggGCATACGTTGATCCGGATCGAAAatttacttaggtaggtacctattggctattattggtattacctattaactatattacattaaatattgtatataaaccaAACGATACGCATTCGACGTTGACGGGCGAATATAATACCGTTGAgacacataatttatacatacctTCAGGTGTTCGGTGAGGGCCTTCACCCGGGCACTTATGGAGGCGCTCAACACAGCGGCCGAAGCGTCATTCCGGCCTTCGCCGGCCGCGCGGCGCAACAACGCCTCCTGTTCGTTGATGGTTTCTCGCAGGAATACCATGGCATCCGCCAACTGTTTCTTGTTGGTGTTCTTTTCCGACTCACAATCGAACAGGTGTTTCTCCAACGCGTCACATTTTGCTTTTAACTGCCTGCAAACGATAAATGAAATGCGTATCCataaatactacataatatttaataatacatgtcGAATACGCACGTCATAAACAGAATCTATGTATCAAAATGCCCAATGGCTATAGTTTACAAATATCCCGTGATTAAATATCAAAGCTCAAACATCCAccggaataaaataaattaaaaatccattcgAATAATCCTCACGTTTCGTTAACGTAGATGTGATATTATCTGAATAATAAGGCATACTATACTTTCTAGTTTCTATAGGTACAACTTGAAACTATACGCGAAAAATGGTTAAGCTTAATTGTTTTTCCGatctatttatagatataacaTACATGTAAACCACGAATAACAACAGTCAACAATTGTTTAGTTATATGCAAATCATAAACATTATGCAGTTTATGTTCATAAAGCGTAACCATTTCGATAGTCGGATGTTGGATAACACCCGGCGGgcgcgtatatattttatagagtaTCATGTCGAACATGACGCGTCCTGCGCACTGCGCATAGATTTTTCAGCAGTCGAAATCATGTTCTTATAcagtgtttttttaaacatatttatacatttacatcacacataatattataatattaataatattaaatgataataatttatatttatataaaaatacctacaaaaaaaatgttcaactttggAACAGGTGTAGACGTTTAAAATGGGACGCTCACACAGTATGTCATGTAAGATGAAGTTATATTAAATCTGCACATATCGAGTTCCCCTGCTATCGCTTATGGTTTATTAAGACCCTGTAGTTATATGCATACACCGTAACTATAACATCAACAACGAATCGGGTTGTTGTACCGTTATGATgtagatgtacctatataatatatttgatattaacacACAATTATAAATTGAGTCTTACGAGCACTGTAAATCCAAAGCTTTGTTGATGGACCGCTGTTGATTTAATTCGGTGGTCAGAGTAACGATCCTGATGTCGAGTGTAGGCCTTTCCTCTTCGAAAGTTATCAACCTTCGCATCAACGTATCACGTTCGTCATCATAACGACACTTGAGTTCTTCGAAAAGTCTACAAAAGTGTTAATACAAATTTcatgtttataagtttatataacaTTCATACAAACAatcattaaactttattttatattttaaccgttagtattaaagtaaaaactttAAGTCAATAATCGAACCGTCGACATCGATTTATTTTGATAGTAcatgcattattttaaataatattgttggcgTAGATACTAGGGTAAGAAAAAATACTTATGTATACCTCCGACACTCGTTCACGGCAGAAGTGTGTACAGCAATTGGAATTTTATTATCATCTTCGGTTTTCATGCGATTCAAGTCTCCAGCTAATGAGGATACACGACCTTGCAAATGAAGAAGCTCTATACGGGCATTCTCATATTTCTCAGCTAGATGGTCTCGTTCACCATTTAATtcagtaactaaaatataaaatataagatttaagaATAGCCTAACACAAGTCAttacgaattataaatattatttgtataattggaACAAATATACTTTTCCACCTCCCGTTTCAATGCCAggtgtaattataatagtaacttaTTATCCATACACATCTGTATTATCAGTCACACAACGTAAcaaactttaaattgtatattctgAGAGAaacaatttattggttttagacgttagttacaattttttttgtatgtctaTGATTACGTTATTGAGCAGAATATatgataaaatcttaaaaattaagagTGATTTAATCAAGGTAGAAAATTTGACTTAGATGATAGTTTAGGTAAAaagtagaaacatttttttagagaaACTAGAAAATTTCTAGAAgaacttttcttaataatttcgGAAAGTAGGAACAAGTTAGGAAAGCTCACTCAGTAAGCATGCTAAATTCCCGGTttactaaatgtattttaatacaacacgATAAACTATagttccaaatataattttaacataatttggaaacattaatattttgggTAGTATGAATCATGAATCTATTACAAATTAACCTATATGactatacaatagtcaataagtaATCATcttaatatcaacaatcgtagttaggtatgtataatgcGGTAACTAACGGACGGGCGGATACAACAGAGATAATAAGGTGTTCTAAACCTATGTTTAGAAACCTAAAATAAACAAGTCAGGAAAGTTCACTCCGCAAGTGTGTTTAATTCCCGAtttctaaacgtattttaatacagttaattaaactgtattaaaattattattttgctacATTTTGGATAGTTTGAGTctatattaaattcttatatacaaaaagtaattaaaatcctacttaaaatcaaaaatcgtaattaaatatcttaacaCGAATAACCGTAACTATGTAAGGtgtaactaataacaataatgaataaatacattttaataacaacaatcttataacttattgttataacttataactatgtACTGGTAACGTACGGACGGGCGGACCCAACGGAAAATGGAGATATATGGTATTCTAATTATATGTTTAGAAACataaaaaccaccggaaaactGGAAAATTTACACAGaactaataaacattaatattgatttaagtcaataaaataaatcctGAGTAAACACGTCTGCACTAGTTGTAGGTATTTaagaaattactaaaatttcatataaatgtataaaataggtatcATACCTTTGTGgctatgtactattatatatttctataaatacataaatatctgtaaatgagtatttattttttttttataatttataacagtgatgagaacattttttagattttgagcataATATTACTTCCTATTGTGAAGTTGATGTCTAACATAGGCGTAATGCGTAAATTTAGTTGTTAGGATTTGGGAGGGTTGAAGCactactatagtctatactacAATATcgaataaacttaataaacaaTTAGGAAATGTTTGAGGTCCATAGACCACCATTTCCACCCTCTTCCTTATTTGCGCCCATCATGTCTAAAATGGANNNNNNNNNNNNNNNNNNNNNNNNNNNNNNNNNNNNNNNNNNNNNNNNNNNNNNNNNNNNNNNNNNNNNNNNNNNNNNNNNNNNNNNNNNNNNNNNNNNNatacatattaaaatagtcGCCGCTTAACATCACGTGCCGGTGTTGGGTGTTCAGTGAATGTCGAATGAGATCGTTTTTGTGTTGGCACTGCATGTTCGATGTAAGCCGGCGGTGAATAAAATAGATTGTAGAAATCTGGTCCATCGTTTACGTCGACCGATTGTTGATTAGAAATCTCGGTTGGTGTCTGTGGGCCGTCAATATGATCTAGTggctggaaaaaaaaaatataaaattaatattgtttttatttttaaaaatatgattatataaattacctttaACTGTATAAGTGATTCGTCTTGCTCGTCATCGCCGACCGGTGAATAGCTTGGCGACGTTGGTGAATCCATCTCAACATTctgtaactaaaataaaattgtattaaatattttttctacatgtaatattatatttatgaattacctTATTTAGCACAGATTCTGCTAGTGGATTAGCTGCACATATTTGTATTTGGTGTGACAGGTTTGGAAAAGATTTGATGACTCTGTCGTCTTCCACGTTTTTAATGAATGTTGTCATCTCATTCAAATTTATCGGCGGTGACTCCATCTGTAAACATTTCtcgtgtaggtatattacgAACTCCTCGCTCTGGCTTTGAATTAATGGCGTGTTGTAAACTTCTTTTCGTATAATACTTTCTGTAATGCTCCGCTCCAGATATTGTAGTCGAATAAGATCTGCTCGGTTCAGTAGAACTCTACAACCGTCTCGGGTTTTAGACTCAATCACAAGCACATTTTCCCCGGTATAGACCATACTTGATAGTTTCACTATCTCGTCTTCGAAAAATATAACGCGTTTATATTTCTGCGGCGTATCCAGTATAAAAGACAGGATATGTCccatataagaaaatatttttttttaaaaagactgGAGTAATATGAACGTATCTCGATgaagttaatatatttacaacgaCCTGGTATTTTTCATCTGGTAGAATACCGACTTGTATAAATTTTCGACTCGCAAAGTCAAGTGTGAAGCTTGTGGCTTCAATGAGTTCAACCGGTGACGATGGTGGCACATAAGTGTAGGTCTTCTTCTTGTATAACGCTGCGTTGTCTTCAATTGAACCagccatatttttaaaaatcgttttaaaataataatcacttgaaaatttaaaagactTGAATAAACTAAGTATCGCGGAGTAGAATCGTAAGTGTGAAAGACTGAAGACAGACTGATTGAATATCGACTCTTGGAGAGTCAAATGTCTATCGAATTGAGACAATATTCGGTGGgagaaaaaatattaggtagggGTGAATCCCCTAATAACAAAGGATGAAGACATCTGTTCACGTGACTCATACTTTAAGGTGAATATATGGGGTTTTTCTTTACAAATCTAATGACTATGGATAA
This portion of the Acyrthosiphon pisum isolate AL4f chromosome A1, pea_aphid_22Mar2018_4r6ur, whole genome shotgun sequence genome encodes:
- the LOC100569867 gene encoding uncharacterized protein LOC100569867, whose product is MDQSPRLTADKRHSLIDSSAGSTTEGDSSQKSHKSTVYLHATTVGEIPESRQLHQSVFGAKSRRAASREELSSRNDAFGGAQKRTLSRSVSVLAPWAPRHGEGRTVDYDERGRPPRAPSSARHGPVKTTKSDPEESAAAGAGRPTSAARTKNRPPNRASSGEESSLLDEVIIRTTSRTGKLIKDDRSTSRQIGRSMSSANRSAAGGTLTRIKTKS
- the LOC115033758 gene encoding paramyosin-like; amino-acid sequence: MTCVRLFLNLIFYILVTELNGERDHLAEKYENARIELLHLQGRVSSLAGDLNRMKTEDDNKIPIAVHTSAVNECRRLFEELKCRYDDERDTLMRRLITFEEERPTLDIRIVTLTTELNQQRSINKALDLQCSQLKAKCDALEKHLFDCESEKNTNKKQLADAMVFLRETINEQEALLRRAAGEGRNDASAAVLSASISARVKALTEHLKCVEQGAHQEVNRLSGRLYEQSAELERMKKTYENEINALNNALLQKQSVIDSMDANLER